The proteins below come from a single Gemmatimonadota bacterium genomic window:
- a CDS encoding DUF4159 domain-containing protein, which translates to MRRRSNGRSSTDTHFHTEPPPPLPHRFFAILALVSATVAGIAVFTAHREGPAPPVAESSRALGAGPAGAVTQWSWNGIRERDEAPPRPRTTFSGGPGATALADGLASAPAGFEPISAQQGPPHRRMYPGELPGRYPFYWTRAIYSGWGRGWRGQSWAIDYPKGDQQFILVLKRLVRLDAYDWDNAVRLDDPDLRRFPVLYAVEVGGMELTQPEVEGLRAYLDAGGFLIVDDFWGDEWFAWEHNIRRVYPDRPIVDIGLDHPIYSAYYDITEIKQVPARGRGIYGRPTEECYGCYPAVRGIYDDDGRLMVVINWNTDLGDAWEWAEDPSYPLEYSTYAYEMGANMIVYAMSH; encoded by the coding sequence GTGAGGCGGCGGAGTAACGGCCGCAGCTCGACGGACACCCACTTCCACACGGAACCTCCACCGCCGTTGCCCCACCGTTTCTTCGCCATTCTCGCGCTGGTTTCGGCAACGGTCGCGGGAATTGCCGTGTTCACCGCGCACCGCGAGGGTCCCGCGCCTCCGGTGGCGGAGAGCTCGAGGGCGTTGGGTGCAGGGCCCGCCGGAGCCGTCACCCAGTGGAGCTGGAACGGGATCCGGGAGCGCGACGAGGCCCCGCCCCGCCCGAGGACGACCTTCTCCGGCGGGCCAGGTGCGACGGCCCTTGCCGACGGCCTCGCGTCCGCGCCGGCGGGATTCGAGCCGATCTCGGCGCAGCAGGGGCCGCCCCACCGGCGCATGTATCCCGGCGAGCTGCCGGGCCGCTACCCCTTCTATTGGACCCGGGCCATCTACTCGGGATGGGGTAGAGGCTGGCGCGGGCAATCCTGGGCGATCGACTATCCGAAAGGCGACCAGCAGTTCATCCTCGTCCTCAAACGTCTCGTCCGGCTCGACGCCTACGACTGGGACAACGCGGTCCGGCTCGACGATCCCGATCTGCGCCGCTTCCCGGTCCTCTACGCCGTCGAGGTGGGCGGCATGGAGCTCACCCAGCCCGAGGTCGAAGGGCTGCGCGCCTACCTGGACGCCGGCGGTTTTCTCATCGTCGACGATTTCTGGGGCGACGAGTGGTTCGCGTGGGAGCACAACATCAGAAGGGTCTACCCCGACCGGCCCATCGTCGATATCGGGCTCGATCATCCCATATACTCGGCCTATTACGATATCACCGAGATAAAGCAGGTGCCTGCGCGCGGCCGCGGCATCTACGGAAGGCCGACCGAGGAGTGCTACGGTTGCTACCCGGCGGTGCGGGGCATCTACGACGACGACGGGCGTCTCATGGTGGTCATCAACTGGAACACCGACCTCGGCGACGCGTGGGAGTGGGCGGAGGATCCCAGCTATCCGCTGGAGTATTCGACCTACGCCTACGAGATGGGCGCGAACATGATCGTCTACGCGATGAGCCACTGA
- a CDS encoding zinc ribbon domain-containing protein, with amino-acid sequence MPIFEYACAECDHAFEFWVRKEGDAVSCPECASSELERLISMPRVHSEGRRDRSMRAAKRRDRGQAREMMHTQREYELAHDD; translated from the coding sequence ATGCCGATTTTCGAGTACGCCTGCGCCGAGTGCGACCACGCCTTCGAATTCTGGGTGCGCAAGGAGGGCGACGCCGTTTCCTGCCCGGAGTGCGCGAGTTCCGAGCTCGAACGACTTATCTCGATGCCGCGCGTTCACTCCGAGGGACGGCGCGACCGCTCCATGCGGGCGGCCAAACGGCGCGACCGGGGCCAGGCGCGCGAGATGATGCACACGCAGCGCGAGTACGAGCTGGCGCACGATGACTGA
- a CDS encoding MOSC domain-containing protein: MTEATMNADAARVEGLWIKRAHRGELDPSGRVLAVEDKGIEGDACFGRKLRQVTIIEREVFDDVKESLPGVGPEMRRANVMVSGVRLAESGGKLLALGDVRIRIVAETKPCGRMEEARPGLQDALRPEWRGGAYGKVETGGEIAVGATAGWADE, encoded by the coding sequence ATGACTGAGGCGACTATGAACGCGGACGCGGCGCGAGTGGAGGGGCTCTGGATCAAGCGAGCGCACCGGGGCGAGCTCGATCCGTCCGGACGGGTGCTGGCGGTGGAGGACAAGGGGATCGAGGGCGACGCCTGTTTCGGACGGAAGCTGCGTCAGGTCACGATCATCGAGCGCGAGGTCTTCGACGATGTCAAGGAGAGCCTCCCCGGGGTCGGCCCCGAGATGCGACGGGCGAACGTCATGGTGAGCGGCGTTCGGCTGGCCGAGTCCGGCGGGAAGCTCCTGGCTCTGGGCGACGTTCGGATTCGCATCGTGGCGGAGACCAAGCCCTGCGGTCGCATGGAGGAGGCGCGGCCCGGGCTTCAGGATGCTTTGCGGCCCGAGTGGCGCGGCGGGGCCTACGGAAAGGTCGAGACCGGGGGCGAGATCGCGGTCGGTGCGACGGCCGGTTGGGCGGATGAGTGA
- a CDS encoding polysaccharide deacetylase, whose translation MGTIRCSTLLALGACSPPSSSEEAAVPPWEWTEEEVRTAVEHTRAGRDLTPESWPGGARVAVLLSFDVDNETVHGLRDGEVSVGPLSQGEYGSRVALPRVVAFVDRERIPSTFFFPAWSLKLAPRQAEIIQASGMHEIGVHGWIHERNATLDRETEARLLGQAMDAIEEIAGVRPVGYRAPSWNLSENTLDLVRELGLLYESSLMADDRPYEIVQRGEPTGMVELPVDWILDDAPLFNPLGDRHTPPRDAMRIWIDEFDRAWEERTMFLLTMHPHVIGKRSRMVALEGLVAHIKEKGEVWFATHEEAARYVREQAGMDQ comes from the coding sequence ATGGGCACGATCCGTTGCTCGACTCTGCTCGCTCTGGGCGCGTGCTCTCCCCCCTCGTCCTCCGAGGAAGCGGCGGTTCCGCCCTGGGAATGGACCGAAGAGGAGGTACGGACCGCAGTCGAGCACACTCGCGCAGGGCGCGACCTCACCCCGGAATCGTGGCCGGGCGGCGCTCGGGTCGCCGTGCTGCTTTCTTTCGACGTGGACAACGAGACGGTGCACGGCCTCCGCGACGGCGAGGTGAGCGTCGGTCCGCTCTCGCAGGGCGAGTACGGTTCTCGGGTCGCGCTGCCCAGGGTGGTGGCGTTCGTGGATCGCGAGCGAATCCCGTCCACCTTCTTCTTCCCCGCGTGGAGCCTCAAGCTGGCTCCCCGGCAGGCGGAGATCATCCAGGCGTCGGGGATGCACGAGATCGGAGTCCACGGCTGGATCCACGAGCGCAACGCCACGCTCGACCGCGAGACCGAGGCCCGGCTGCTTGGGCAGGCGATGGACGCCATCGAGGAAATCGCGGGTGTCCGTCCGGTCGGTTATCGCGCTCCCTCCTGGAATCTCTCCGAAAACACGCTCGACCTGGTGCGCGAGCTCGGACTCCTCTACGAGAGCTCGCTCATGGCCGACGACCGCCCCTACGAGATCGTCCAGCGCGGCGAACCCACGGGCATGGTGGAGCTTCCGGTGGACTGGATCCTCGACGACGCCCCGCTCTTCAACCCGCTCGGGGATCGTCACACGCCGCCTCGCGACGCGATGCGAATATGGATCGACGAGTTCGATCGCGCTTGGGAGGAGCGGACGATGTTCTTGCTCACCATGCATCCGCACGTCATCGGCAAGCGCTCGCGGATGGTGGCGCTCGAAGGACTGGTCGCACACATTAAGGAAAAGGGGGAGGTGTGGTTCGCCACCCACGAGGAGGCGGCTCGCTACGTGCGCGAGCAGGCGGGGATGGATCAGTAG